The Flammeovirgaceae bacterium genome contains a region encoding:
- a CDS encoding Ezrin/radixin/moesin family protein has product MKKLTLLFCLALLFAGTQAFAQLSKQEKKEWKKKAKEYAKQPANLKQLTEDKQNADNQVAALNRRISEMQSAMSNKDARIAELEDQLSQIRGQLTAARAELAQLKESPVINPMDFSKGVVFKVQVGAFKNKDLSKYFDNNPNFGGEVRENEPQRVTIGIFRDYWEADQFKKYMREMGVKDAWIVPYKDGQRTEIKEVLENVTAEKKQGTE; this is encoded by the coding sequence ATGAAAAAATTAACGTTACTTTTCTGTCTGGCTTTACTTTTTGCGGGCACTCAAGCTTTCGCCCAGCTTTCCAAGCAGGAAAAGAAAGAGTGGAAGAAAAAAGCCAAAGAATACGCCAAGCAGCCCGCTAACCTGAAACAGTTAACGGAAGACAAGCAAAATGCCGATAACCAGGTTGCTGCATTAAACCGCAGAATTTCGGAGATGCAAAGTGCCATGAGTAATAAAGATGCGCGCATTGCCGAACTGGAAGATCAACTGTCGCAAATACGCGGCCAGTTAACCGCTGCCCGTGCCGAACTTGCGCAGTTAAAGGAATCTCCGGTTATCAACCCGATGGATTTTTCGAAAGGAGTGGTGTTTAAAGTGCAGGTGGGTGCTTTTAAGAACAAAGATCTGTCGAAGTACTTTGATAACAACCCGAATTTTGGAGGCGAGGTGCGCGAAAATGAACCACAGCGTGTAACCATAGGCATCTTCCGTGATTACTGGGAAGCCGACCAGTTTAAAAAGTATATGCGCGAAATGGGCGTTAAAGATGCCTGGATTGTGCCGTATAAGGACGGACAGCGCACCGAAATCAAAGAAGTGCTTGAAAATGTAACTGCTGAAAAGAAGCAAGGAACGGAATAG